Proteins from a genomic interval of Carboxydocella sporoproducens DSM 16521:
- the rpoE gene encoding DNA-directed RNA polymerase subunit delta produces the protein MAKYSYAELAYRILREAQRPLPVRQLLEQVVAEQQKNEGQLKGSLPQLMASAYTEINLDQRFVHLGEGLWSIRELVGTRTTPDDSWDI, from the coding sequence GTGGCAAAATACTCCTATGCCGAATTGGCTTATCGCATCCTCAGGGAGGCACAAAGACCCTTACCGGTACGGCAATTGCTGGAACAGGTAGTGGCTGAACAGCAAAAAAATGAAGGCCAGCTCAAGGGCAGTTTGCCCCAGCTGATGGCCAGTGCCTATACGGAAATCAACCTGGACCAGAGATTTGTTCACCTGGGTGAAGGGCTGTGGAGCATACGGGAACTGGTAGGTACCAGGACCACCCCTGATGACAGCTGGGATATCTAA
- a CDS encoding XapX domain-containing protein encodes MKELLMATLSGAIVGLVFGFMKLPIPAPASLTGIMGIVGIFLGYIVSQNLR; translated from the coding sequence ATGAAAGAACTGCTGATGGCCACTTTGTCCGGCGCCATCGTAGGCCTGGTTTTTGGTTTCATGAAACTGCCCATTCCAGCTCCCGCTAGTTTGACGGGGATTATGGGCATAGTCGGCATCTTTCTGGGCTATATTGTTTCGCAAAACTTGCGCTGA
- a CDS encoding ATP-binding protein produces MKKIYSKGLIFQILVLIGMVLLITSVLSFFILWEINQTQKVLLEQQKSNLNKILEIVISKTIPLYEFKKTNFKIIGKKQKKINITVPKISISKPFGLEIKKVIDSISNNFPKTEIGFYSLENQIIISNSLPGEISLIETFTPNQQNIFINVIRSRNKIIRVNNQNGSIEGYSPVYVNGKIIGVVWVRENLQPSIQNLENSRNKIYKIIILGFLVGISGSVFLINNFEKEVKKIKYGLSQLKQNLNTFIPVSVGPIGEIAKAINSLSEELRRVYGYNKIILNSIDEGILALDFDKKIILINRAFINILQINPVIEMNNKKYTEIIIEDEIKQVIDETYKYEQGIKDKKITLTNRAKQQIDLLIGTAILKDFNEKFLGIALTIRDITEREKMLSIIRRSERLTSLGTLVAGVAHEIRNPLTAIHGYIQFWLKKGNQIPSQKALKTITREIERLNNLVEKLLFFAKPQQINLIEQNVNHIIKKVLAFVQEIIPTSIKIKIDLQQNLPLIRCDESQLEIVFNNIIYNAIQAMPDGGTLHITTWFDEKQQAIKISFKDTGVGIPTQLYSRLFDPFFTTKPKGMGLGLAIAYEIVKNHGGEIEVHSMENKGSEFVVILSLNHPVPQECWE; encoded by the coding sequence TTGAAAAAAATATATTCTAAGGGCTTAATTTTTCAGATTTTAGTTTTAATAGGAATGGTATTGTTGATAACATCAGTTCTGTCTTTTTTTATACTTTGGGAAATAAATCAAACACAAAAAGTTTTATTAGAGCAACAGAAAAGTAATCTTAATAAGATTTTAGAAATAGTTATCTCTAAAACGATTCCATTATATGAATTTAAAAAGACCAATTTTAAAATAATTGGAAAGAAACAGAAAAAAATAAATATAACTGTACCTAAGATTAGCATATCAAAACCATTTGGATTAGAAATTAAAAAAGTTATAGATTCTATTAGTAATAACTTTCCTAAAACAGAGATTGGATTTTATTCTTTAGAAAATCAGATTATTATAAGTAATAGTCTGCCTGGCGAGATTTCTTTAATTGAAACTTTTACACCAAATCAACAAAATATTTTTATAAATGTAATTAGAAGTAGAAATAAAATAATAAGAGTAAATAATCAGAACGGTAGTATAGAGGGTTATTCACCTGTTTATGTAAACGGTAAAATTATTGGTGTAGTTTGGGTACGAGAAAATTTACAACCATCAATACAAAATCTTGAAAATAGCAGGAATAAAATTTATAAAATAATTATATTAGGTTTTTTAGTTGGTATTAGTGGTAGTGTTTTTTTAATAAATAATTTTGAAAAAGAGGTAAAAAAAATAAAATATGGCCTGTCACAGTTAAAACAAAATTTAAATACTTTTATACCTGTTAGTGTAGGCCCGATAGGTGAGATCGCCAAAGCAATTAATAGTTTATCTGAAGAATTAAGAAGAGTTTATGGTTATAACAAAATAATATTAAATAGTATTGATGAAGGAATATTGGCATTGGATTTTGACAAGAAAATAATTTTAATTAATAGAGCTTTTATAAACATATTACAGATAAACCCGGTTATTGAAATGAACAATAAAAAGTATACTGAAATAATAATTGAAGATGAAATTAAACAGGTGATAGATGAAACGTATAAATATGAACAAGGAATAAAAGATAAAAAAATAACATTAACAAATAGAGCAAAACAACAAATAGATTTATTGATAGGAACAGCAATATTAAAAGATTTCAATGAAAAATTCTTGGGTATAGCTTTAACAATAAGAGATATAACTGAAAGAGAAAAAATGCTTAGCATTATCAGACGAAGTGAAAGGTTAACATCTTTAGGGACGCTAGTGGCTGGGGTTGCTCATGAAATTCGCAATCCTCTTACTGCGATACATGGTTATATTCAATTTTGGCTAAAAAAAGGAAATCAAATTCCTAGTCAAAAAGCTTTAAAAACGATAACTAGAGAGATTGAACGTTTAAATAACCTGGTTGAAAAACTGCTTTTTTTTGCTAAACCACAACAGATAAATCTGATAGAACAAAATGTAAATCATATAATTAAAAAAGTTTTGGCTTTTGTCCAAGAAATTATTCCAACTTCTATAAAAATAAAAATTGATTTACAGCAAAATTTACCCTTGATTAGATGTGATGAAAGTCAACTGGAAATTGTTTTTAATAATATAATTTACAATGCTATACAAGCTATGCCAGATGGTGGGACATTACATATTACTACCTGGTTTGATGAAAAACAGCAAGCCATAAAAATTAGTTTTAAAGATACTGGAGTGGGCATACCAACTCAGTTATACTCTAGGTTATTTGATCCTTTTTTTACTACAAAACCTAAAGGTATGGGATTAGGTTTGGCTATCGCATATGAAATTGTAAAAAATCATGGTGGGGAAATAGAAGTTCATAGTATGGAAAATAAAGGCAGTGAATTTGTTGTAATATTATCCTTAAACCACCCTGTTCCCCAAGAGTGTTGGGAATAA
- the argS gene encoding arginine--tRNA ligase has product MDNLIASLRQQLNEAILYAVEESRERGELTLESIPEFVLEIPREKAHGDFATNIAMLLTRQARKAPRQIAETLLPYLQAKLGETVTAIEVAGPGFINFRLNPRWLQQVVPLVLNKGADYGRTQVGGGKKVQVEFVSANPTGLLHMGNARGAALGDTIAALLDFSGHTVTREFYINDAGNQIENFGKSLEARYLQLLGQDVEFPEEGYHGRDIIETMQKLIDQEGDKWLTVAPAERRAYFIQFGLKEKLGAIKTVLERFGVHYDVWFSEQSLHDSGAVTNVIEELRQKGYIYEEDGALWFKATAFGDDKDEVVVRKNGVPTYFAADIAYHKNKFDRGFERVINIWGADHHGHVARMKGAMAALGYDPDKLDVVIMQLVRLFKGGEIVRMSKRSGEFVTLEDLIEEVGVDAARYFFIMRSADSHLDFDLDLARTQSSENPVYYVQYAHARICSILRQVEEKGLSLPAVEKADFACLQQPEEQDLLKKLAELPDEIAYAAINLEPHLIARYAHELAAAFHSFYNHCRVIGEEEKIYQARVLLVKATQIALANTLRLLGVTAPERM; this is encoded by the coding sequence ATGGATAATTTGATTGCCAGCTTGCGCCAACAGTTGAATGAAGCCATCCTTTATGCGGTGGAAGAGAGCCGTGAGCGGGGAGAGCTGACCCTTGAAAGTATACCCGAATTTGTGCTGGAGATACCGCGGGAAAAAGCTCACGGTGATTTTGCTACTAATATCGCTATGTTACTAACCCGTCAGGCCAGAAAAGCGCCCCGGCAGATTGCCGAAACCTTGCTGCCTTACCTGCAAGCAAAACTGGGGGAGACAGTTACTGCTATTGAAGTAGCGGGACCGGGTTTTATCAATTTCCGCTTAAATCCTCGCTGGCTGCAACAGGTGGTACCTCTAGTGCTGAACAAAGGGGCAGATTACGGGCGCACTCAGGTCGGTGGTGGCAAAAAGGTTCAGGTGGAGTTTGTTTCCGCTAACCCTACCGGTTTGTTGCATATGGGCAATGCCCGGGGGGCGGCTTTAGGAGATACCATTGCGGCTTTACTGGATTTTTCCGGTCATACTGTGACCCGGGAGTTTTATATCAATGATGCCGGTAACCAGATCGAAAACTTCGGCAAATCCCTGGAAGCCCGTTATTTGCAATTACTGGGCCAGGATGTAGAATTTCCGGAAGAGGGCTACCATGGTCGGGATATTATCGAGACTATGCAGAAACTGATCGATCAGGAAGGGGACAAATGGCTGACAGTTGCTCCTGCTGAGCGCCGGGCTTATTTTATCCAGTTTGGCCTCAAGGAAAAACTGGGGGCGATCAAAACTGTCCTGGAGCGCTTTGGCGTTCACTATGATGTCTGGTTCAGTGAGCAATCCCTTCATGACTCCGGGGCGGTGACCAATGTCATCGAGGAACTGCGGCAGAAAGGCTATATTTACGAAGAAGACGGGGCTCTCTGGTTTAAAGCAACCGCTTTCGGAGATGACAAGGACGAAGTAGTGGTTCGCAAAAATGGAGTACCTACCTACTTCGCGGCCGATATCGCTTACCATAAGAACAAGTTTGACCGCGGGTTTGAACGGGTAATCAATATCTGGGGGGCTGATCACCACGGCCATGTAGCCCGGATGAAAGGGGCTATGGCGGCTTTAGGTTATGATCCGGACAAGCTGGATGTGGTGATCATGCAGCTGGTGCGCCTTTTCAAAGGCGGCGAAATTGTCCGCATGTCCAAGCGTTCCGGGGAGTTTGTAACCCTGGAGGATTTGATTGAAGAGGTAGGGGTAGATGCCGCCCGTTACTTCTTCATCATGCGCAGTGCGGATAGCCACCTGGATTTCGACCTGGACCTGGCCAGGACTCAATCCAGTGAAAACCCGGTCTATTATGTCCAGTATGCCCATGCCCGTATCTGCAGTATTCTGCGCCAGGTCGAGGAGAAGGGGCTGAGCTTGCCGGCAGTGGAAAAAGCGGATTTTGCCTGCCTGCAACAACCGGAAGAGCAGGATCTGCTCAAAAAACTGGCGGAACTGCCGGATGAGATTGCTTATGCGGCTATTAACCTGGAACCCCACCTGATTGCCCGTTATGCCCACGAGCTGGCAGCGGCTTTCCACAGTTTCTACAATCATTGCCGGGTGATCGGGGAGGAAGAGAAAATCTATCAGGCCCGGGTCTTACTGGTGAAGGCTACTCAGATCGCTCTGGCCAATACTTTGCGGCTGCTGGGAGTAACTGCTCCGGAACGGATGTAA
- the fsa gene encoding fructose-6-phosphate aldolase codes for MRLFIDTANIEEIKAANDLGVIAGVTTNPSLIAREGRNFEEVVREICAIVDGPISAEVISTEAEGMLVEARQLAAIHPNIVIKIPMTGEGLKAVKVLAKEGIRTNVTLIFSASQALLAALAGATYVSPFVGRLDDISHDGIQLIADIAAIFDLHGLETEIIAASIRHPMHVVEAAKAGAHIATIPYGVLQQMLKHPLTDIGIQKFLADWQKVAGK; via the coding sequence ATGAGATTGTTTATTGATACAGCCAATATCGAAGAAATTAAAGCAGCTAACGATTTAGGAGTCATTGCCGGAGTTACCACTAACCCGTCCTTGATTGCCAGAGAAGGACGAAATTTCGAAGAGGTAGTACGGGAAATCTGCGCTATTGTGGATGGGCCCATCAGTGCCGAGGTAATCAGCACTGAAGCGGAAGGGATGCTGGTTGAAGCCCGGCAGCTGGCAGCTATTCATCCCAATATCGTGATCAAAATCCCCATGACCGGCGAAGGTTTGAAAGCGGTTAAGGTGCTGGCTAAAGAAGGGATTCGCACCAATGTCACTCTGATTTTTTCCGCCAGCCAGGCCTTGCTGGCTGCCCTGGCGGGGGCCACTTATGTCAGCCCCTTTGTCGGGCGCCTGGATGATATCAGCCATGATGGTATCCAGCTGATTGCCGATATCGCTGCCATTTTCGACTTGCACGGACTGGAAACGGAAATCATCGCTGCTTCCATCCGTCATCCCATGCATGTAGTTGAGGCAGCCAAAGCGGGTGCCCATATTGCCACCATCCCATACGGGGTATTGCAACAAATGCTGAAGCATCCATTGACTGACATCGGGATTCAGAAGTTCCTGGCCGACTGGCAAAAGGTAGCAGGCAAGTAA
- a CDS encoding class II fructose-1,6-bisphosphate aldolase, which yields MALVPITELLKEAEAGGYAVGAFNCNNMEIVQAIIAAAEAEKAPVIMQASQGAIKYAGLDYIVAMARTAAEKATVPVALHLDHGTSFEQVMKCIRAGFSSVMIDGSKLPLEENIALTKKVIDVAHAVGVSVEAELGKIGGTEDDISVDEKEALFTDPEEARIFVERTGVDALAVAIGTAHGQYKGVPRLDFERLKKIRSLVNVPIVLHGSSGVPDEAIQEAIRLGVRKVNIDTNIREAFVAAMREVLARDEKEIDPRKVLTPAREAAIEVIREKIRVFGSSGKA from the coding sequence ATGGCACTGGTACCGATTACCGAACTACTGAAAGAGGCAGAAGCTGGCGGATATGCCGTCGGTGCCTTTAACTGCAACAACATGGAAATTGTCCAGGCGATCATCGCTGCAGCTGAAGCGGAAAAGGCTCCGGTTATCATGCAGGCCAGTCAGGGAGCCATCAAATATGCTGGATTGGATTACATAGTGGCAATGGCCAGAACAGCAGCGGAAAAAGCTACTGTGCCGGTGGCCCTGCATCTGGACCATGGCACCAGCTTCGAACAGGTGATGAAATGCATCCGGGCGGGCTTTTCGTCCGTCATGATCGATGGTTCCAAATTACCCCTGGAAGAAAATATTGCTCTTACCAAAAAAGTTATTGACGTGGCCCATGCAGTAGGTGTTTCCGTAGAAGCGGAACTGGGTAAAATCGGTGGTACTGAGGATGATATCTCTGTAGATGAAAAAGAGGCTTTGTTCACCGACCCGGAAGAAGCCCGCATTTTTGTAGAGCGCACCGGCGTAGATGCTCTGGCTGTGGCTATCGGTACTGCCCATGGTCAGTACAAGGGAGTGCCCAGGCTGGATTTTGAGCGGTTGAAGAAAATTCGCTCCCTGGTAAATGTTCCCATCGTTTTGCATGGTTCTTCCGGTGTACCTGATGAAGCCATCCAGGAAGCCATCCGTCTGGGGGTGCGCAAGGTAAATATTGACACCAATATCCGGGAAGCCTTCGTCGCCGCCATGCGGGAAGTGCTGGCTCGGGATGAAAAGGAAATTGATCCGCGCAAGGTGCTGACTCCGGCCAGGGAAGCGGCTATTGAAGTAATCCGGGAAAAAATACGGGTATTCGGGAGCAGTGGTAAAGCATGA
- a CDS encoding response regulator: MAEKKILIVDDQVGIRMLMREALKDLTSQLEMAASGQEAIEKFLSFQPDIMLIDLKMPGMNGLEVLEALQDKREKCRIILMTAYGELDVMSQVPKIGIDEYLTKPFDINELRQIITRYL; encoded by the coding sequence TTGGCAGAAAAGAAAATTTTAATTGTGGATGACCAGGTAGGAATTCGCATGTTAATGCGAGAAGCGCTCAAGGATTTAACCAGTCAGCTGGAAATGGCAGCTAGCGGCCAGGAAGCGATTGAAAAATTTCTTAGTTTTCAGCCAGACATCATGTTGATTGACTTGAAAATGCCGGGGATGAATGGTTTGGAAGTTTTAGAAGCATTGCAGGATAAACGCGAAAAATGTCGAATTATCTTAATGACGGCATACGGGGAGCTAGATGTGATGTCCCAGGTGCCTAAAATAGGCATTGATGAGTATTTGACCAAACCTTTTGATATCAACGAGTTGCGCCAGATCATAACCAGATACCTGTGA
- a CDS encoding CTP synthase, translated as MTKYIFVTGGVVSSLGKGITAASLGRLLKSRGLKVAIQKFDPYINVDPGTMSPYQHGEVFVTDDGAETDLDLGHYERFVDISVTKNSNVTTGKIYWSVISKERKGDYLGGTVQVIPHITNEIKDRIYRVARESNPDVVITEIGGTVGDIESLPFLEAIRQIKGDIGKENVLYIHVTLVPYIKAAGELKTKPTQHSVKELRSIGIKPDVIVCRTERPLSREMEEKLALFCDIDPEAVIQAVDASSIYEVPLMLKKEGLDDIVIEKLGLTCGEADLREWEEIVEKVKNPRAFVNIAVVGKYVELPDAYMSVAEALRHGGIYHEAAVNILWVSAEEMERRDPAELLAEADGILVPGGFGDRGIEGKIRAINYAREKGIPFLGICLGMQCAVIEFARNVAGLKGANSSEFGDTPYPVIDLLPEQKDIEEMGGTMRLGIYPCKLASDSRAYTAYGEELIYERHRHRFEFNNEFREQLTELGLVISGTSPDGRLVEIVELPDHPWFVATQFHPEFKSRPNRPHPLFRDFVGAALNRA; from the coding sequence ATGACCAAGTACATCTTTGTGACGGGCGGAGTAGTTTCATCACTGGGAAAAGGGATCACTGCGGCCTCTTTAGGTCGGCTCCTGAAAAGCAGAGGCCTGAAGGTGGCTATCCAGAAGTTTGATCCCTACATCAACGTGGATCCCGGCACCATGAGCCCCTACCAGCACGGTGAAGTCTTTGTTACCGATGACGGAGCGGAGACAGACCTGGACCTGGGGCATTATGAGCGCTTTGTCGACATCAGTGTTACCAAAAACTCCAATGTGACCACCGGCAAAATCTACTGGTCGGTAATCAGCAAGGAACGGAAAGGGGACTATCTGGGCGGAACAGTACAGGTTATTCCCCATATCACCAATGAAATCAAGGACCGGATTTACCGGGTAGCCAGGGAGTCCAATCCTGATGTAGTGATTACAGAAATCGGTGGTACTGTCGGTGACATCGAGTCCCTGCCTTTTCTAGAGGCCATCCGGCAGATTAAAGGGGATATCGGTAAGGAAAATGTCCTTTACATTCATGTTACCCTTGTACCTTATATTAAAGCTGCTGGTGAGCTGAAAACCAAGCCCACCCAGCACAGTGTCAAGGAGCTGCGCAGTATCGGGATAAAGCCGGATGTTATCGTTTGCCGGACCGAACGGCCTTTGTCCCGGGAGATGGAAGAAAAACTGGCCCTGTTCTGTGACATCGATCCTGAAGCAGTGATTCAGGCAGTAGATGCTTCGTCCATATATGAAGTGCCGCTGATGCTGAAAAAAGAGGGCCTGGATGATATCGTGATCGAAAAACTGGGCTTAACCTGCGGGGAAGCGGATTTGCGGGAATGGGAAGAAATCGTGGAAAAGGTCAAGAATCCCCGCGCCTTTGTCAATATCGCTGTCGTCGGTAAATATGTGGAGCTGCCGGATGCCTACATGAGTGTGGCTGAGGCCCTGCGCCATGGCGGTATTTATCACGAAGCTGCTGTTAATATCCTCTGGGTCAGTGCCGAGGAAATGGAACGCCGGGATCCGGCCGAGTTGCTGGCTGAAGCTGATGGTATCCTGGTACCCGGTGGCTTTGGGGATCGGGGAATTGAAGGCAAAATCCGGGCCATCAATTATGCCCGGGAGAAAGGGATTCCTTTCCTTGGTATTTGTCTGGGTATGCAATGCGCTGTGATCGAGTTTGCCCGTAATGTAGCCGGATTGAAGGGAGCTAACAGTTCCGAGTTTGGTGACACTCCCTATCCTGTTATCGACCTGCTGCCGGAACAGAAGGATATCGAGGAAATGGGAGGAACCATGCGATTGGGCATCTATCCCTGCAAGCTCGCCAGTGACAGCAGGGCTTATACGGCCTACGGGGAAGAGCTGATTTATGAACGCCATCGCCATCGTTTTGAATTCAATAACGAGTTCAGGGAACAGCTAACTGAGCTGGGCCTGGTGATTTCCGGTACCAGTCCGGATGGGCGGCTGGTAGAAATTGTGGAATTGCCGGATCACCCCTGGTTTGTGGCTACCCAGTTCCACCCTGAATTCAAGTCCCGGCCTAACCGGCCCCATCCCCTGTTCCGGGATTTTGTCGGTGCAGCTCTGAATAGGGCATAA
- a CDS encoding YIP1 family protein: protein MGFLDLIYGVFVQPRRLFRSLAEQPRPGAAFLAVIIVAVLNLVTQVYVVLPGELNNVPQGAEELALVQEFFRLPSMQILMIIAGALFSLVWLVMQAGYFQVLAEMLGGIPRSALALFSALALAQTVQVVMIPLQALVAIGVLNQLLLGLGALIVYIYSSLILPYWAMREISELSSGRTLLVVFSPLLIFLAFLILIGAGIGIAVQHFGDFFNSL, encoded by the coding sequence GTGGGTTTTCTGGATTTAATTTATGGTGTATTTGTGCAGCCCCGGCGTCTTTTTCGCTCTCTGGCGGAACAGCCCCGGCCGGGTGCGGCATTTCTGGCTGTAATCATAGTTGCGGTCCTGAATCTGGTTACTCAGGTTTATGTGGTTTTACCGGGGGAATTGAATAATGTTCCTCAAGGGGCAGAGGAGCTGGCCCTCGTTCAGGAGTTTTTTCGCCTGCCTTCCATGCAGATTTTGATGATCATTGCAGGGGCGTTGTTTTCCCTGGTCTGGTTAGTAATGCAAGCGGGGTATTTTCAGGTACTGGCGGAGATGTTAGGGGGAATACCCCGCTCTGCTCTGGCGCTGTTTTCAGCACTTGCATTGGCCCAAACGGTGCAAGTAGTAATGATCCCCCTGCAGGCGCTGGTGGCAATAGGGGTGCTCAATCAATTGTTACTGGGGTTAGGAGCACTGATTGTATATATTTACAGTTCCCTGATCCTTCCCTACTGGGCTATGCGGGAAATCAGCGAACTCAGCAGTGGTCGCACCTTGTTGGTTGTATTTTCGCCTCTGTTGATTTTCCTGGCGTTCCTGATTTTAATCGGGGCAGGTATTGGGATAGCTGTTCAGCATTTTGGCGATTTTTTCAATTCTCTATGA
- a CDS encoding sigma-54-dependent transcriptional regulator, whose protein sequence is MNILIVDDEDSVLDFLEEVLEEEGYKVFKAVNGQLALELINKHQISVVLMDIKMPGLSGFDILKKIQNENKNINVILMTAYSTTELAIQAMKLGAFDYIVKPFNIEELLLIIKKALEMQQLASEIKELRLQLEQVYQPETIIGNSSSMQEVYKIIGKVANTNATVLITGESGTGKELVAKAIHFNSNRHNGPFIKVNCAALPENLLESELFGHERGAFTGAVSKKYGLFELANNGSIFLDEIGEISLPIQAKLLRVLQEKEIQRVGGTESIKIDVRIIAATNKNLERMIKEGSFREDLYFRLNVIPIFLPPLRERKEDIPQLVQYFLNKYSIEFNKKIKGISNDALRILQNYDWPGNIRELENICERAVIMTQSNIILPEHLPINLTDFEIENDFKHLPLKEIIADIEKKIILKVLEETNWNRTLAAKKLGLNRRSLYAKMKEHKLQD, encoded by the coding sequence ATGAATATATTAATAGTTGATGATGAAGATAGTGTGCTTGATTTTTTAGAAGAAGTACTTGAGGAAGAAGGTTATAAAGTTTTCAAGGCTGTAAACGGGCAGTTGGCTTTGGAATTAATAAACAAGCATCAAATTAGTGTAGTATTGATGGATATAAAAATGCCAGGTTTAAGCGGTTTTGATATTTTAAAGAAAATACAAAATGAAAACAAAAACATTAATGTAATTCTAATGACTGCCTATTCTACAACAGAATTAGCAATTCAGGCTATGAAGCTGGGGGCATTTGACTATATTGTTAAACCTTTTAACATTGAGGAATTATTATTAATAATCAAAAAAGCATTAGAAATGCAACAATTAGCTAGTGAAATAAAAGAGTTACGTTTGCAACTAGAACAGGTTTATCAACCAGAAACAATTATAGGAAATAGTTCATCTATGCAAGAGGTTTATAAAATTATAGGTAAGGTTGCTAACACAAATGCTACTGTCTTAATAACTGGAGAAAGCGGAACAGGTAAAGAATTAGTAGCCAAAGCAATTCATTTCAATAGTAACCGTCATAATGGACCATTCATTAAAGTAAACTGTGCAGCTCTACCAGAAAATTTATTAGAAAGTGAATTATTTGGTCATGAACGTGGAGCATTTACGGGTGCAGTTAGTAAAAAATATGGATTATTTGAACTGGCGAATAATGGAAGTATTTTTTTGGATGAAATTGGGGAGATAAGTTTACCTATTCAGGCTAAATTATTGAGAGTTTTACAGGAAAAAGAAATTCAACGAGTGGGTGGAACTGAATCAATTAAAATAGATGTAAGGATTATTGCTGCAACAAATAAAAATTTGGAGAGAATGATAAAAGAGGGTAGTTTCCGAGAAGATTTATATTTTAGATTAAATGTTATTCCTATCTTTTTACCTCCGTTAAGAGAACGCAAGGAAGATATACCACAATTGGTACAATATTTTTTGAATAAATATAGCATTGAATTTAACAAAAAAATTAAGGGTATATCTAATGATGCGCTGAGGATTTTGCAAAATTATGATTGGCCTGGAAATATAAGGGAATTAGAAAACATTTGTGAAAGAGCGGTAATTATGACACAATCAAATATAATTTTGCCAGAACATTTACCTATAAATTTAACAGATTTTGAAATTGAAAACGATTTTAAGCATTTGCCTCTTAAAGAGATAATTGCTGATATTGAAAAAAAGATAATATTAAAGGTTTTAGAGGAAACTAATTGGAATAGAACTTTAGCGGCAAAAAAACTTGGGCTTAATAGACGTTCTTTATATGCTAAGATGAAAGAGCATAAATTACAGGATTAA
- the sppA gene encoding signal peptide peptidase SppA, translated as MKKRLIVLVLLAVIVIPVLLAIKQNGLGGEGKKKAALPKGGDKIGIIYVEGPIVGGRSEDGIFGQAVAAGDDLMEQLREAREDDSIKAVILRINSPGGSAAASQEVGEEIDRLREAGKVIVTSMGDVAASGGYWLAAKTDYIVANPATMTGSIGVIMRFQELKGLYDKLGITDNTIKSGPLKDIGSEARPMTPEEKALLQGMVNDIYEQFVDVVAEGRKLPREKVKALADGRIFTGRQAKEAGLVDELGNFYTAVEKTRELAHLDEEAELVELGKPSPWRKIFGSTETVGLSGPLRLSPAEEVALKKLLSGIKGGE; from the coding sequence ATGAAAAAAAGGCTCATAGTCCTTGTGTTGCTCGCTGTGATCGTAATCCCGGTACTGCTGGCCATTAAACAAAATGGTTTGGGAGGAGAAGGAAAGAAAAAGGCTGCACTCCCTAAAGGCGGGGATAAAATCGGAATTATATATGTCGAAGGGCCCATTGTAGGCGGTCGCTCAGAGGATGGAATCTTTGGCCAGGCGGTAGCTGCTGGTGATGATTTGATGGAGCAACTAAGGGAGGCCCGGGAAGATGATAGCATCAAGGCGGTAATCCTGCGCATAAACAGCCCGGGCGGCAGTGCAGCTGCTTCCCAGGAGGTAGGCGAAGAAATCGACCGCCTGCGGGAAGCCGGTAAGGTGATAGTCACTTCCATGGGGGATGTGGCGGCATCTGGCGGTTACTGGCTGGCTGCCAAAACCGATTATATTGTGGCTAATCCCGCTACAATGACCGGCAGTATCGGTGTGATTATGCGGTTTCAGGAACTAAAAGGCCTGTATGACAAGCTGGGCATTACCGATAATACCATCAAATCCGGGCCGTTGAAGGATATTGGCAGTGAAGCCCGGCCTATGACTCCGGAGGAAAAGGCTTTGCTGCAGGGCATGGTCAATGACATCTATGAACAGTTTGTGGATGTAGTGGCTGAAGGGCGCAAATTGCCCCGGGAAAAGGTCAAGGCCCTGGCTGATGGCCGGATTTTCACCGGCCGCCAGGCCAAAGAGGCCGGGCTGGTAGATGAACTGGGCAACTTCTATACCGCAGTGGAAAAAACCAGGGAGTTGGCCCATCTGGATGAAGAAGCAGAACTGGTAGAACTGGGTAAACCTTCCCCCTGGCGCAAGATCTTCGGCAGCACTGAAACTGTCGGACTGAGCGGGCCTTTGCGCCTGTCTCCTGCGGAAGAAGTCGCTCTTAAGAAGCTGTTGAGTGGAATCAAAGGGGGAGAATAG